In one Kitasatospora cineracea genomic region, the following are encoded:
- a CDS encoding ATP-binding cassette domain-containing protein, which yields MSGAAATSGADGRHPADSHDLIRVHGARVNNLKDVSVELPKRRLTVFTGVSGSGKSSLVFGTVAAESQRLINETYSAFVQGFMPSLSRPEVDVLDGLTTAIVVDQQRMGADPRSTVGTATDANAMLRILFSRLGDPYLGPPPAFSFNVPTVHGAGAITVERGEGTTTEERTFGRSGGMCPRCEGRGSVSDIDLGQLYDGTKSLNEGALTIPGYKPGGWNHRLYTESGLVDPDKAIDAYGEQERHDFLYREPVRMKIAGINMTYEGLVLRVRKSMLAKDRAALQPHVREFVDRAVAFATCPECDGTRLGPGARASRIRGVSIADACALQISDLADWVRELDEPTVAPLLASLRQLLDSFTAIGLGYLSLDRPAGTLSGGEAQRVKMIRHLGSSLTDVTYVFDEPTTGLHPHDIQRMNGLLRQLRDKGNTVLVVEHKPETIEIADHVVDLGPGAGSAGGEVCFEGSVAGLRASGTVTGRHFDDRAALKPEVRTPTGALEIRGADAHNLRKVDVDVPLGVLAVVTGVAGSGKSSLVHGSLVSGKALAGGVPEGVVAIDQSPIRGSRRSNPATYSGLLEPIRKAFAKANGVKPALFSANSEGACPACNGAGVVYTDLGMMAGVATVCEECEGRRFQAAVLEYRLGGRNIAEVLAMSVDAAREFFGAGEARTPAAHTVLKRLSDVGLGYLTLGQPLTTLSGGERQRLKLAAQMAEKGGVYVLDEPTAGLHLADVEQLLGLLDRLVDSGKSVIVVEHHQAVMAHADWIIDLGPGAGHDGGRIVFEGTPAALVADGSTLTGRHLAAYVGARAGA from the coding sequence ATGAGCGGCGCGGCGGCGACGAGCGGTGCGGACGGGCGGCACCCGGCGGACAGCCACGACCTGATCCGGGTGCACGGGGCCCGGGTGAACAACCTGAAGGACGTCAGCGTGGAGCTGCCCAAGCGCAGGCTGACGGTGTTCACCGGGGTGTCCGGCTCGGGCAAGAGCTCGCTGGTGTTCGGGACGGTCGCGGCGGAGTCGCAGCGGCTGATCAACGAGACGTACAGCGCCTTCGTGCAGGGCTTCATGCCGTCGCTGAGCCGCCCCGAGGTGGACGTGCTGGACGGTCTGACCACCGCGATCGTCGTGGACCAGCAGCGGATGGGCGCCGACCCGCGCTCGACGGTGGGCACCGCGACGGACGCCAACGCGATGCTGCGGATCCTGTTCAGCCGGCTCGGCGACCCGTACCTCGGGCCGCCGCCCGCGTTCTCCTTCAACGTGCCGACGGTGCACGGCGCGGGCGCGATCACGGTGGAGCGCGGCGAGGGCACGACGACCGAGGAGCGGACGTTCGGGCGGAGCGGCGGGATGTGCCCGCGCTGCGAGGGCCGGGGCAGCGTCTCGGACATCGACCTGGGGCAGCTGTACGACGGCACGAAGTCGCTGAACGAGGGCGCGCTGACCATCCCCGGCTACAAGCCCGGCGGCTGGAACCACCGGCTGTACACCGAGTCCGGCCTGGTCGACCCGGACAAGGCGATCGACGCGTACGGCGAGCAGGAGCGGCACGACTTCCTGTACCGGGAGCCGGTCCGGATGAAGATCGCCGGCATCAACATGACCTACGAGGGCCTGGTGCTGCGGGTCCGGAAGTCCATGCTGGCCAAGGACCGGGCCGCCCTCCAGCCGCACGTCCGCGAGTTCGTGGACCGGGCCGTCGCCTTCGCCACCTGCCCCGAGTGCGACGGCACCCGGCTCGGTCCGGGCGCCCGCGCCTCCAGGATCAGGGGCGTCTCGATCGCCGACGCCTGCGCCCTGCAGATCAGCGACCTGGCCGACTGGGTACGGGAGTTGGACGAGCCGACGGTGGCCCCGCTGCTGGCCTCGCTGCGCCAGCTGCTGGACTCGTTCACCGCGATCGGCCTCGGCTACCTGTCACTGGACCGCCCGGCCGGGACGCTGTCCGGCGGCGAGGCGCAGCGGGTGAAGATGATCCGGCACCTGGGCTCCTCGCTGACCGACGTCACGTACGTCTTCGACGAGCCGACCACCGGCCTGCACCCGCACGACATCCAGCGGATGAACGGGCTGCTGCGGCAGCTGCGCGACAAGGGCAACACGGTGCTGGTGGTGGAGCACAAGCCGGAGACCATCGAGATCGCCGACCACGTGGTCGACCTCGGCCCGGGGGCCGGCTCGGCGGGCGGCGAGGTGTGCTTCGAGGGCAGCGTGGCCGGGCTGCGGGCCAGCGGCACCGTCACCGGCCGGCACTTCGACGACCGGGCCGCGCTCAAGCCCGAAGTCCGCACCCCCACCGGCGCGTTGGAGATCCGCGGGGCCGACGCGCACAACCTGCGCAAGGTCGACGTGGACGTGCCGCTGGGCGTGCTGGCGGTGGTGACGGGCGTGGCGGGCTCCGGGAAGAGCTCGCTGGTGCACGGCTCGCTGGTCAGCGGGAAGGCGCTGGCGGGCGGGGTACCGGAGGGCGTGGTGGCGATCGACCAGAGCCCGATCCGGGGCTCGCGGCGTTCCAACCCGGCCACCTACTCGGGCCTGCTGGAGCCGATCCGCAAGGCCTTCGCCAAGGCGAACGGGGTGAAGCCCGCCCTGTTCAGCGCCAACTCGGAGGGCGCCTGCCCGGCCTGCAACGGCGCGGGCGTGGTCTACACCGACCTGGGCATGATGGCCGGGGTGGCGACGGTCTGCGAGGAGTGCGAGGGCAGGCGCTTCCAGGCCGCGGTGCTGGAGTACCGGCTCGGCGGCCGGAACATCGCCGAGGTGCTGGCGATGTCCGTCGACGCGGCGCGGGAGTTCTTCGGCGCCGGCGAGGCCCGCACGCCCGCCGCGCACACCGTCCTCAAGCGGCTCTCCGACGTCGGCCTCGGCTACCTGACGCTCGGCCAGCCGCTCACCACGCTCTCCGGCGGCGAGCGCCAGCGCCTCAAGCTGGCCGCGCAGATGGCCGAGAAGGGCGGCGTGTACGTGCTGGACGAGCCGACCGCCGGACTGCACCTGGCCGACGTCGAGCAGCTGCTCGGCCTGCTGGACCGGCTGGTCGACTCCGGCAAGTCGGTGATCGTGGTCGAGCACCACCAGGCGGTGATGGCGCACGCCGACTGGATCATCGACCTCGGCCCGGGCGCCGGCCACGACGGCGGCCGGATCGTCTTCGAGGGCACCCCCGCCGCCCTGGTCGCCGACGGCAGCACGCTGACCGGCCGCCACCTCGCCGCGTACGTCGGGGCGCGCGCCGGCGCCTGA
- a CDS encoding isopenicillin N synthase family dioxygenase encodes MTQQHPTSLPVIDLSLADGTPADRERLHRDLRAAATGVGFFQLTGHGVTPAETAALTSAMRAFFALPETDRLSVSNLNSPHFRGYTRTGDERTGGRRDWRDQLDIGPELPPHVPAPGEPAYWWLEGPNQWPAALPELRTAALHWIDRLDGVGRRLLHELLASIGARPDFYDDAFAPHPHLHLKLVRYPGSAPDGPPQGVGTHKDYGFITLLLQDTVGGLQVERPDGTFLDVPPLDGAFVVNLGELLEVATDGYLKATSHRVLSPPGARERFSVPFFYNPRLDAHITPLDFPHAHHAPGITRDPGNPLHAEFGTNELKGYSRAHPEVTRRHHAELLASG; translated from the coding sequence ATGACGCAGCAGCACCCCACCTCCCTCCCCGTCATCGACCTCTCGCTCGCCGACGGCACCCCCGCCGACCGGGAACGCCTGCACCGCGACCTGCGCGCGGCCGCCACCGGCGTCGGCTTCTTCCAGCTCACCGGGCACGGCGTCACCCCCGCCGAGACCGCCGCGCTGACCTCCGCGATGCGGGCCTTCTTCGCCCTACCCGAGACCGACCGGCTGTCGGTCAGCAACCTCAACTCCCCGCACTTCCGCGGCTACACCCGCACCGGCGACGAGCGCACCGGCGGCCGCCGCGACTGGCGCGACCAGCTCGACATCGGCCCCGAACTGCCGCCGCACGTCCCGGCCCCCGGCGAGCCCGCCTACTGGTGGCTGGAGGGGCCCAACCAGTGGCCCGCCGCCCTGCCCGAGCTGCGCACCGCCGCCCTGCACTGGATCGACCGCCTCGACGGCGTCGGCCGCCGCCTGCTGCACGAACTGCTCGCCTCGATCGGCGCCCGCCCCGACTTCTACGACGACGCCTTCGCCCCGCACCCCCACCTGCACCTCAAGCTGGTCCGCTACCCGGGCAGCGCCCCCGACGGCCCCCCGCAGGGCGTCGGCACCCACAAGGACTACGGCTTCATCACCCTGCTCCTCCAGGACACCGTCGGCGGCCTCCAGGTCGAACGCCCCGACGGCACCTTCCTGGACGTCCCCCCGCTGGACGGCGCCTTCGTCGTCAACCTCGGCGAACTCCTCGAGGTCGCCACCGACGGCTACCTCAAGGCCACCTCCCACCGCGTGCTCTCCCCGCCCGGCGCCCGCGAGCGCTTCTCCGTCCCGTTCTTCTACAACCCGCGCCTGGACGCCCACATCACCCCGCTCGACTTCCCGCACGCCCACCACGCCCCCGGCATCACCCGGGACCCCGGCAACCCGCTGCACGCCGAGTTCGGCACCAACGAGCTGAAGGGCTACAGCCGCGCCCACCCCGAGGTCACCCGCCGCCACCACGCCGAACTGCTCGCCAGCGGCTGA
- a CDS encoding DinB family protein, with product MSESTTSPQNFSPAWAGIAGRADPPLVGDEREILLSYLEFHRETFALKCAGVPTERLSEFLVPPSGLTLHGLVRHLAGVEQWWLQIQFAEDESRPLVYYSDDDPDQDFERLDGDFDQALATWRAQVEVSRRIVAEAPSLDATGTHKATGQPVSLRRVLVHLLAEYARHNGHADLLRERIDGATGY from the coding sequence ATGAGCGAATCCACCACCTCGCCGCAGAACTTCTCGCCCGCCTGGGCCGGCATCGCGGGCCGGGCCGATCCGCCGCTGGTCGGCGACGAGCGGGAGATCCTGCTCTCCTACCTGGAGTTCCACCGCGAGACCTTCGCGCTGAAGTGCGCGGGCGTCCCGACCGAGCGGCTGTCGGAGTTCCTGGTGCCGCCGTCCGGGCTGACCCTGCACGGGCTGGTGCGGCACCTGGCCGGGGTCGAGCAGTGGTGGCTGCAGATCCAGTTCGCCGAGGACGAGTCCCGGCCGCTGGTGTACTACTCGGACGACGACCCGGACCAGGACTTCGAGCGCCTCGACGGGGACTTCGACCAGGCCCTGGCCACCTGGCGCGCCCAGGTCGAGGTGTCCCGCCGGATCGTCGCCGAGGCGCCCTCGCTGGACGCCACCGGCACCCACAAGGCCACCGGGCAGCCGGTGTCGCTGCGCCGCGTCCTGGTGCACCTGCTCGCCGAGTACGCCCGCCACAACGGGCACGCGGACCTGCTGCGCGAACGGATCGACGGCGCCACCGGGTACTGA
- a CDS encoding TetR/AcrR family transcriptional regulator encodes MSHRPFHHGNLRAVLLEQAEKVLRERGLDALSLRELAREAGVSHGAPRSHFPDRGALLDALAERGFLRLADEIRRAAARARDGLAPDRTPDAAHDQVRTLRAAARAYVEFAVREPALLDLMFTTKAEEPSAAVGAAAERLFAALADLMAAGAASGAYPASDVGRLTLLLSATVQGASALVTSRRITPAQGEDLVDDAIALLLAGAAAGA; translated from the coding sequence ATGTCCCACCGGCCCTTCCACCACGGCAACCTTCGCGCCGTGCTGCTCGAACAGGCGGAGAAGGTGCTCCGCGAACGCGGACTCGACGCGCTCTCCCTCCGCGAACTGGCCCGCGAGGCCGGGGTCAGCCACGGCGCCCCGCGCAGCCACTTCCCCGACCGGGGCGCCCTGCTCGACGCGCTCGCGGAACGCGGCTTCCTCCGCCTCGCCGACGAGATCCGCCGGGCCGCCGCCCGGGCCCGGGACGGCCTCGCCCCCGACCGCACCCCCGACGCCGCGCACGACCAGGTGCGCACCCTGCGCGCGGCGGCCCGGGCGTACGTGGAATTCGCCGTCCGGGAACCGGCGCTGCTCGACCTGATGTTCACGACGAAGGCCGAAGAGCCCTCCGCGGCGGTGGGCGCCGCCGCGGAGCGCCTGTTCGCCGCGCTGGCCGACCTCATGGCCGCGGGCGCCGCGTCGGGCGCCTACCCGGCGTCCGACGTCGGCCGGCTCACCCTCCTCCTGTCCGCGACCGTCCAGGGCGCCTCGGCACTCGTCACCTCCCGCCGGATCACGCCCGCCCAGGGCGAGGACCTCGTCGACGACGCGATCGCCCTCCTCCTCGCCGGAGCGGCGGCCGGGGCATAG
- a CDS encoding NAD(P)-dependent oxidoreductase, with protein MRIAVIGANGGIGRCVVTEALARGHLVTAVVRRPEEYQGLAIRVERGDVLDPADVARVAQGQQAVVSAVGGGDGPGRGRLVEPAAHALVAGLRQLADAAPRLLVVGSAGSLTTAAGTPLWDDPAVPPRQFELMRAHGRALDYLRTVRDLDWTVLSPPQSLLPGERTGAYRSDTDALVETPDGLSTLSLPDLAVALVDELEHPAHHGERFTCAY; from the coding sequence ATGCGGATCGCGGTCATCGGAGCGAACGGCGGCATCGGCCGGTGCGTGGTGACCGAGGCGCTGGCGCGGGGGCACCTGGTGACGGCGGTGGTGCGGCGGCCGGAGGAGTACCAGGGGCTGGCGATCAGGGTGGAGCGCGGGGACGTGCTGGATCCGGCGGACGTGGCGCGGGTCGCGCAGGGGCAGCAGGCGGTGGTGAGCGCGGTCGGCGGCGGGGACGGCCCCGGCCGGGGGCGGCTGGTGGAGCCCGCCGCGCACGCGCTGGTCGCGGGGTTGCGGCAGCTCGCGGACGCGGCCCCGCGCCTTCTGGTGGTCGGCAGCGCGGGCAGTCTCACCACCGCGGCGGGCACGCCGCTGTGGGACGACCCGGCGGTGCCGCCCCGCCAGTTCGAGCTGATGCGGGCCCACGGCCGGGCCCTGGACTACCTGCGCACCGTCCGCGACCTCGACTGGACGGTGCTCAGCCCGCCGCAGAGCCTGCTGCCGGGCGAGCGCACCGGCGCCTACCGCTCCGACACCGACGCCCTGGTGGAGACCCCGGACGGCCTGTCCACCCTCTCCCTCCCGGACCTCGCCGTCGCCCTGGTCGACGAACTCGAGCACCCCGCCCACCACGGCGAACGCTTCACCTGCGCCTACTGA
- a CDS encoding MerR family transcriptional regulator, which yields MRIGDAAAAAGATPRALRLYEQRGLLPPPARSTSGQRCYDSADVARVRVIRTLLSLGLTIEDLRGHAESFDLLVADPARRCTGASGGPVVRRRLAALDAEIARLTRLRAALAHAAGPAAG from the coding sequence ATGCGGATTGGGGACGCGGCCGCCGCCGCCGGAGCCACGCCCAGGGCGCTGCGCCTGTACGAGCAGCGCGGCCTGCTGCCGCCGCCCGCCCGCAGCACCAGCGGCCAGCGCTGCTACGACAGCGCGGACGTGGCCCGGGTCCGGGTGATCCGCACCCTGCTCTCCCTCGGGCTAACCATCGAGGACCTGCGCGGCCACGCCGAGTCCTTCGACCTGCTGGTCGCGGACCCGGCCCGCCGCTGCACGGGCGCCTCCGGCGGTCCGGTGGTCCGGCGCCGCCTCGCCGCGCTGGACGCCGAGATCGCCCGGCTCACCCGGCTGCGGGCCGCGCTCGCGCACGCCGCCGGTCCGGCCGCGGGGTGA
- a CDS encoding MDR family NADP-dependent oxidoreductase, protein MSVPETVREIRLARRPQGRPVAADLAVVETPAPRPAAGQVLLRNRWFLLFAGLATLLGETPPGTPFPPIEPGDTLFGPAVGEVVDAPAGSGLRPGDLVVHFRGWREYAVAGPDELTPLVEELADPAAHLAPGSVGYGVLTRIAPVRPGDTVLVTGAAGGVGTLAGQTARLLGAGTVIGTTGSPAKAERLRELGYDAVLVDERTGDGPGRAERFARQLAEAAPDGIDLLIDNVGGHQAEAALAAARPGARAALVGVLSGQLGDTPAAHPPLRLDAFQLIIKGVRLVGCGNAGQAEVEAAWRPRFGEWLREGRIAFPHVRVSGLERAPRAFQEMTEGRHFGTVLVELPAE, encoded by the coding sequence ATGAGCGTGCCCGAAACCGTCCGCGAGATCCGCCTCGCCCGCCGCCCGCAGGGCCGTCCGGTCGCCGCCGACCTGGCGGTGGTCGAGACGCCCGCCCCGAGGCCCGCGGCGGGTCAGGTTCTGCTGCGCAACCGGTGGTTCCTGCTGTTCGCCGGGCTGGCGACGCTGCTCGGCGAGACCCCGCCGGGTACGCCGTTCCCGCCGATCGAACCCGGCGACACGCTGTTCGGGCCGGCCGTCGGAGAGGTGGTCGACGCCCCGGCGGGCAGCGGGCTGCGCCCCGGCGACCTGGTCGTCCACTTCCGGGGCTGGCGCGAGTACGCGGTGGCCGGCCCGGACGAACTGACCCCGCTGGTAGAGGAGTTGGCCGATCCGGCGGCCCACCTCGCGCCCGGCTCGGTCGGCTACGGGGTGCTCACCCGCATCGCGCCGGTCCGCCCCGGCGACACCGTGCTGGTCACCGGCGCGGCCGGAGGCGTCGGGACCCTGGCCGGCCAGACCGCCCGGCTGCTCGGTGCGGGCACCGTCATCGGCACCACCGGCTCCCCGGCCAAGGCCGAGCGGCTGCGCGAACTCGGCTACGACGCCGTGCTGGTGGACGAGCGGACGGGCGACGGGCCCGGCCGTGCCGAGCGCTTCGCCCGGCAGCTCGCCGAGGCCGCACCCGACGGCATCGACCTGCTGATCGACAACGTCGGCGGCCACCAGGCCGAGGCGGCCCTCGCCGCCGCCCGCCCCGGCGCCCGCGCCGCCCTGGTCGGCGTGCTCTCCGGACAGCTCGGCGACACCCCGGCCGCGCACCCCCCGCTGCGCCTGGACGCCTTCCAGCTCATCATCAAGGGCGTTCGGCTGGTCGGCTGCGGGAACGCCGGGCAGGCCGAGGTGGAGGCCGCGTGGCGGCCCCGCTTCGGCGAGTGGCTGCGGGAGGGCCGGATCGCCTTCCCGCACGTCCGGGTGAGCGGCCTGGAACGGGCCCCGCGGGCCTTCCAGGAGATGACCGAGGGGCGGCACTTCGGCACGGTGCTGGTGGAACTGCCCGCGGAATGA
- a CDS encoding zinc-binding alcohol dehydrogenase family protein codes for MTHPNTALWLPKRGAPFTVGPAPYTPPAAGEVVVRVRAVAVNPIDGLPGFLYRLALPWLAFPAVVGSDVAGEVVETGPGVTRLRPGDRVLGHAFGVDESRNRPAESAFQHYAVLLEHMVAPLPDALPFFRAAVLPLALSTAATGLFQQDHLGLAPPSARPADRGETVLVWGGATSVGSNAIQLARNAGYRVVATASPAGFDHVRALGAAHAVDRTAPDAVERVLELLDGGPLAGTLAIGAGSLRRTVPIAARAAGSGRIASTQPAVLVRLPALRALRRGVRVSGVWGGTLKDNEVGPAVYTGFLPSALATGAYRAAPDAVVVGHGLDRIPDALRELKRGVHAKKLVVTL; via the coding sequence ATGACCCACCCGAACACCGCGCTGTGGCTGCCGAAGCGGGGCGCGCCCTTCACCGTCGGCCCCGCGCCCTACACACCCCCGGCGGCGGGCGAGGTCGTCGTCCGGGTGCGGGCGGTCGCCGTGAACCCGATCGACGGCCTCCCGGGCTTCCTGTACCGCCTGGCGCTGCCCTGGCTGGCCTTCCCCGCCGTCGTGGGCTCGGACGTCGCGGGCGAGGTCGTCGAGACGGGCCCGGGCGTGACCCGGCTGCGCCCGGGGGACCGCGTCCTCGGGCACGCGTTCGGCGTCGACGAGTCCCGCAACCGTCCGGCCGAGAGCGCCTTCCAGCACTACGCCGTGCTCCTGGAGCACATGGTCGCCCCGCTGCCCGACGCGCTGCCCTTCTTCCGGGCGGCCGTGCTCCCGCTGGCCCTCTCGACCGCCGCCACCGGCCTGTTCCAGCAGGACCACCTCGGCCTCGCGCCGCCCTCCGCCCGGCCCGCCGACCGGGGGGAGACGGTGCTGGTCTGGGGCGGCGCGACGAGCGTCGGGAGCAACGCGATCCAGCTCGCCCGCAACGCCGGCTACCGGGTGGTGGCCACCGCCTCGCCGGCCGGTTTCGACCACGTCCGCGCCCTGGGCGCCGCGCACGCCGTCGACCGCACCGCCCCCGACGCCGTCGAGCGGGTCCTGGAACTGCTCGACGGCGGTCCGCTCGCGGGCACCCTGGCGATCGGGGCCGGTTCGCTCCGCCGGACGGTCCCGATCGCGGCCCGCGCGGCGGGCAGCGGGCGGATCGCCTCTACCCAGCCCGCGGTCCTCGTCCGCCTCCCGGCCCTGCGCGCGCTCCGACGCGGCGTCCGGGTCAGCGGCGTCTGGGGCGGCACCCTGAAGGACAACGAGGTCGGGCCCGCCGTCTACACCGGCTTCCTGCCGTCCGCACTGGCCACCGGCGCCTACCGGGCCGCACCGGACGCCGTCGTCGTCGGCCACGGCCTCGACCGGATCCCCGACGCCCTGCGGGAGTTGAAGCGCGGAGTGCACGCGAAGAAGCTGGTGGTGACCCTCTGA
- a CDS encoding TIGR03084 family metal-binding protein, with translation MDGLVADLVAEGEDVEALVGGAGVMGVETPAAGWTVAHQVAHLAWTDRWTLLAVRDPAGFAAALGREFAAGAAAVDRGAAEGVGEDPAALVGRWRAGRAEVAEALAGVSPEVRVPWFGPPMKARSMLTARLMETWAHGQDIADGLGVERVPTDRLRHVAHLGVRTVGFAFAAHGRPAPEVPIRFELRSPGGGSWCWGPEDATDRVSGPALDFCLLVTQRRHRDDLSLTAEGSTARAWLPIAQAFAGPPGEGRKPLRG, from the coding sequence ATGGACGGGCTGGTGGCGGATCTGGTGGCGGAGGGGGAGGACGTGGAGGCGCTGGTGGGCGGGGCGGGGGTGATGGGGGTGGAGACTCCGGCGGCGGGGTGGACGGTGGCGCACCAGGTGGCGCACCTGGCGTGGACGGATCGGTGGACGTTGCTGGCGGTGCGGGATCCGGCGGGGTTCGCGGCTGCGCTGGGGCGGGAGTTCGCGGCGGGGGCGGCGGCGGTGGACCGGGGGGCCGCGGAGGGCGTCGGGGAGGATCCGGCGGCACTGGTGGGGCGGTGGCGGGCGGGGCGGGCGGAGGTCGCGGAGGCGCTGGCGGGGGTGTCGCCGGAGGTGCGGGTGCCGTGGTTCGGGCCGCCGATGAAGGCGCGGTCGATGCTGACGGCGCGGCTGATGGAGACCTGGGCGCACGGGCAGGACATCGCGGACGGGCTCGGGGTGGAACGCGTCCCGACCGACCGCCTGCGGCACGTCGCGCACCTCGGGGTGCGGACCGTCGGCTTCGCGTTCGCCGCGCACGGGCGGCCCGCGCCGGAGGTGCCGATCAGGTTCGAACTGCGTTCTCCCGGTGGCGGGTCGTGGTGCTGGGGGCCGGAGGACGCGACCGACCGGGTGAGCGGACCGGCGCTGGACTTCTGCCTGCTGGTCACCCAGCGCCGGCACCGCGACGACCTGTCGCTGACGGCGGAGGGCTCCACCGCGCGGGCCTGGCTGCCGATCGCCCAGGCGTTCGCCGGTCCGCCCGGGGAGGGGCGGAAGCCGCTGCGGGGGTGA
- a CDS encoding multicopper oxidase family protein, whose protein sequence is MEDSGSISRRTVLRAAAVAGLTAVAGTAGAGTGAAATGGAPQPEFPQPGFPQPGFPQPVTVRRRPAPGRVPSVLEQVLDVRFAEVEVPGHGRITTRAYNGALPGPTLRVRAGDTLLLTHVNGLPPNPAGSDHGPRMPHRPNSFNLHTHGMHVSPAGHADNVLREFAPRAAAGDPEPRYRTVVHVPADHPAGTYWYHPHLHGSTAEQLAGGLAGVVVVEGDVDEVPEIRAAADVVVCVNELKLRDGRVPAFTSGAWLTGVPSVFTVNGAVNPVLALRPGEVQRWRLVGATAFTALSLRLAGPTGELTMHRIAQDGVTLPAPVAAGTVELVMGNRVDVLVRGGAPGRYELRAERVEQPLLTVEVAGEPVDPPMGLPAALPPGRPPLDERDVTGPGREVVFHVDPGVFPQPFPDAFRVLGSHPTPPARPGGDLRHDPAYGLYDPGYVNHLLPLGRTERWTVRTGETSPGFNHPFHLHTNPFLVTHRNGVRLDPPVWHDTVGLAGGHPGESVTFLVRYEDFTGRAIAHCHQLHHEDLGMMQTVEYVEG, encoded by the coding sequence ATGGAAGACAGTGGCTCGATCAGCCGGCGGACAGTGCTCAGGGCGGCCGCCGTCGCCGGTCTCACGGCGGTGGCGGGAACGGCCGGGGCGGGGACGGGGGCCGCGGCGACGGGAGGGGCCCCGCAGCCGGAGTTCCCGCAGCCCGGGTTCCCGCAGCCCGGGTTCCCGCAGCCGGTGACGGTGCGGCGGCGGCCGGCGCCGGGGCGGGTGCCGTCGGTGCTGGAGCAGGTGCTGGACGTCCGGTTCGCCGAGGTCGAGGTGCCGGGCCACGGACGGATCACCACCCGCGCCTACAACGGGGCGCTGCCGGGGCCGACGCTGCGGGTGCGGGCCGGGGACACCCTGCTGCTCACGCACGTCAACGGGCTGCCGCCGAACCCGGCCGGGTCCGACCACGGGCCCCGGATGCCGCACCGTCCCAACAGCTTCAACCTGCACACCCACGGGATGCACGTCTCCCCGGCCGGGCACGCCGACAACGTGCTGCGGGAGTTCGCGCCGCGCGCCGCGGCGGGCGACCCGGAGCCGCGCTACCGCACGGTGGTGCACGTCCCGGCCGACCACCCCGCCGGGACGTACTGGTACCACCCGCACCTGCACGGCTCGACCGCCGAGCAGCTCGCGGGCGGCCTGGCGGGGGTGGTCGTGGTGGAGGGGGACGTCGACGAGGTGCCGGAGATCCGGGCCGCCGCCGACGTGGTGGTCTGCGTCAACGAGCTGAAGCTGCGCGACGGCCGGGTGCCCGCGTTCACCTCCGGGGCCTGGCTGACCGGGGTGCCGTCGGTGTTCACCGTCAACGGCGCGGTCAACCCGGTGCTGGCGCTGCGGCCCGGCGAGGTGCAGCGGTGGCGGCTGGTCGGGGCCACCGCGTTCACCGCGCTTTCGCTGCGACTCGCAGGTCCGACAGGTGAGTTGACCATGCACCGGATCGCCCAGGACGGGGTGACGCTGCCCGCGCCGGTGGCCGCGGGAACGGTGGAACTGGTGATGGGCAACCGGGTGGACGTCCTGGTCCGGGGCGGCGCGCCCGGGCGGTACGAGCTGCGGGCCGAGCGGGTCGAGCAGCCGCTGCTGACCGTCGAGGTGGCGGGCGAGCCGGTCGACCCGCCGATGGGCCTGCCGGCCGCGCTGCCGCCGGGCCGCCCGCCCCTCGACGAGCGGGACGTGACCGGCCCGGGCCGGGAGGTGGTCTTCCACGTCGACCCCGGGGTCTTCCCGCAGCCGTTCCCGGACGCCTTCCGGGTCCTGGGCAGCCACCCCACCCCGCCCGCCCGCCCCGGCGGCGACCTGCGCCACGACCCGGCGTACGGCCTGTACGACCCCGGCTACGTCAACCACCTGCTCCCGCTGGGCCGCACCGAACGCTGGACGGTGCGCACCGGCGAGACCTCCCCCGGCTTCAACCACCCCTTCCACCTGCACACCAACCCGTTCCTGGTCACCCACCGCAACGGCGTCCGGCTGGACCCGCCGGTCTGGCACGACACCGTCGGCCTGGCGGGCGGGCACCCCGGCGAGTCGGTGACCTTCCTGGTCCGCTACGAGGACTTCACCGGCCGGGCCATCGCGCACTGCCACCAGCTGCACCACGAGGACCTCGGCATGATGCAGACCGTGGAGTACGTGGAGGGTTGA
- a CDS encoding putative leader peptide, with the protein MLLLVSRRHVDLLRVTSMSCRRSG; encoded by the coding sequence GTGCTCCTACTCGTCAGCCGTCGCCACGTGGACCTGCTCCGCGTCACGAGCATGTCCTGTCGACGCTCCGGCTGA